Within Salmo trutta chromosome 30, fSalTru1.1, whole genome shotgun sequence, the genomic segment CATAATCCTGTATTTTCAAGAATGACCTATTCTGATGTCTTGGTTTGTGTATGGTGAAGTACATTATTGGCTAGTATTTGTCAATGTTCTTatcactgtatctctctctgtctccctctctccactattATCTGGAGTTGTAATGTTGCTCTTTTCAAATGTTGTTCTTTGTGGTTAAAGTGCAATTCATGTGAAATTCATATTATGAATTtgaataaatataaatatttgtACACATTGTTTTTcttaaaatattacatttcaggGAGCTGTCTTCTAAAGACAACCTGCAATGCTGCTTAGTAATAATTGTATGTTACCGTAGGTATTTCCCTGTAAATTGACAGGATTATACTGGCACCATAGTTGCCAGTTTAATACTGTAATTTTGCTTTACAGCAGTGATGCTGTAACAGTTTACAGCATGATTTTCCTTACTGTACAACATATTACAGCATCCCTGCTGTAAATGTACAGCAGGGATGCTGTAATATGTCACATAAATCATGCTGTAAACTATATTACAGCATCACTGCTCTAAAGCAAAATTACAGTATTAAACTGGCAACTATGGTGCCAGTATAATGCTGTACATTTACGGGGAAAAGTTTTACAGTGTACAGTCTCGTATGGTGGGTTccaatttagaaccaggaacagatatagcccttggttctcttcagacctgactgcccttgaccagcacaaaaaaatcctgtggcgttcttcattagcatcgaatagtccccgtgatatgcaattttatgggaagttaggaacaaatatacacaggcagttaggaaagctaaggctagctttttcaagcagaaatttgcaaactcaaaaaagttctgggacactaaagtccatggagaataagagcacatcctcccagctgtccactgtactgaagctaggaaacactgtcaccaccgataaacctacgataattgagaatttcaataagcatttttctacagctggccatactttccacctggctacccataacccggtcaacagctctacaccccccacagcaacttgtccaagactcccccatttctccatcacccaaatccagatagctgatgttctgaaagagctgcaaaatctggatccctacaaatcagctgggctagacaatctgaccctctcttcctacaattatccgccgcaattgttgcaacccctattactagcctgttcaacctctctttcgtatcgtctgagattcccaaagattggaaagctgccgcggtcatccccctcttcaaaggggaagacactagacccaaactgctacagacatatatctatcctatcctgcctttctaaggtcttcgaaagccaagttaacaaacagatcaccgaccattttgaatcccaccgaaccttctccgctatgcaatctggtttcagagctggtcatgggtgcacctcagccatgctcaaggtcctaaacgatataaccgccatcgataagagacattactgtgcagccgtattcatcgacctggccaacgCTTTCGACtctgccaaggctttcgactctgtcaatcaccacattcttatcagcagactcaacagccttggtttctcaaatgactgcctcgcctggttcaccaactacttctctgatagagttcagtgtgtcaaatcggagggcctgttgtctggacctttggcagtctctatgggggtgcaacagggttcaattctcgggccgactcttctctgtatacatcaatgatgtcgctcttgctgctggtgattctctgatccacctctacggagacgacaccattctgtatacctctggcccatctttggacactgtgttaacaaacctccagacgagcttcaatgccatacaactctccttccgtggcctccaactgctcttaaatgcaagtaaaactaaatgcatgctattcaactgatccctgcccgcccgtccagcatcattaccgtaatttccggactattaagcgcacctgaatataagccacactcacttaattaaaaaaatatatattattttgaacataaataagccgcacatgtctataagccgcaggtgcctaccggtacattgaaacaaatgaactttacacaggctttaacgaaacacggcttgtaacaaaaataaataggctttaacgaaacacggcttgtaacaaaaaataaaatatttgcagtaagctttagttgtctttttgtactgagtcaattcctcacgctgctgtttccaatgtcttatctactcattaagaccaagctcccgtgcagcagctctatttccttttccaacagccagatcaatcgccttcaacttgaaagctgcatcatatgcatttctccgtgtctttgccatgattagggtgacaaaatgactaccgtaatcagaatgatgggaagtttgagagcgctcgatttaatctaaacagtaaactaaaaagttgtttgaccttaacccgttcggcaatttcattggtctaatgaaagcttcatgccgccaaaaaactgagcacgtcacagaatgtgttttgaaagcgggaaaaatccatatattagccgcgtcattgtttaagccgcgaggttcaaagcctgggaaaaaagttgcggcttgtAGTCCGGACTTTACGgtactctggacggttctcacttagaatatgtggacaactacaaatacctaggtgtctggttagactgtaaactctccttctagactcacattaagcatctccaatccaaaattacatctagaattggcttcctatttcgcaacaaagcatccttcactcatgctgccaaacataccctcgtaaaactgaccatcctaccgatcctcaacttcagcgatgtcatttacaaaatagactccaacactactcaacaaattggatgcagtttatcacagtgccatccgttttgtcaccaaagccccatttactacccaccactgcgacctgtacgctctcgttggctggccctcgcttcatactcgtcgccaaacccactggctccaggtcatctacaagtctctgctaggtaaagccccgccttatctcagctcactggtcaccatagcagcacccacccgtagcacgcactccagcaggtatatctcactggtcacccccaaagccaattcttcctttggccgcctttccttccagttctctgctgccaatgactggaacaaactgcaaaaatcactgaagctggagactcatatctccctctctagctttaagcaccagctgtcagagcagctcacagatcactgcacctgtacatagcccatctgtaaacagcccatcttttatttatttatcttgctcctttggaccccagtatctctacttgcacattcatcttctgcacatctaccattccagtgttaaattgctatatgtaattacttcgccaccatggcctatttattgccttacctcccttatcctacctaatttgcacatactgtatattgacattttctactgtatcattgactgtatgtttgtttattccatgtgtaactcagtgttgttgtatgtgtcgaactgctttgctttatcttggccaggtcccagttaaaaatgagaacttgttctcaactagcctacctggttaaataaaggtgaaataaaaataaataaataaaccctcTCATGGGTCAAGCCCTTCAGGAAGACCACAtgagacatacactacatgaccaaaagtatgtggacacctgcttgtcgaacatctaatttcaaaaccgtggccattaatatggagttggtcccccctttgctgctataacagcctccactcttctggaaaggatttccactagatgttggaccaTTGCTGAtgggacatgcttccattcagctgcaagagcattagtgaagtcgggcactgatgtagGGCAATTAGGGCTGGCTCGCAGTCGGGTCCAATTCATtgcaaaggtgtttgatggggttgaggtcagggctctgtgcaggccagtcaagttcttccacaccgatctgtacaaaccatttctgtatggaccgctttgtgcatgggggcattgtcatgctgaaacaggaaaggaccttctccaaactgttgccacaaagtacagaatcatctagaatgttattgtatgctgtagtgttaagagttcccttcactggaactaaggggctaaGCCTGAACCATGGCAAACAGCCCCTgaccattcttcctcctccaccaaactttacagttggcacaatgcattggggcaggtagcgttctcctggcatccgccaaacccagattcatctgtcggactgccagatggtgaagcgtgattcctcactccagagaatgtgtttccactgcttcaATGGCGGcgatctttacaccactccagccaacgcttggcattgcgcatggtgatcttaggcttgtgtgcggctgctggGCTATGGAAAACCTTTTCATGAAGCTCCGGCCGAACagctcttgtgctgacgttgcttccagaggcagtttggaactcagtagtgggtgttgcaaccgaggacaatgtttacgcacttcagcactcggtggtcccgttctgtgagcttgtgtggcctacaacttCCCGGTTGAGCtattgtttccacttcacaataacagcacttacagttgaccagggcaactctggcaggacagaaatttgacgaactgacttgttggaaaggtgtcatcctatgacggAGCCACATTGAaactcactgagctcttcagtaaggccattctactgacaatgtttgctatggagattgcatggctgtgtgctcgattttatacacctgtcaaaaaatgggtgtggctgaaatagctgaattcactaatttgaaggggtatccacatacttttgtatatatagtatacgTGGACAACACCTGCCAAGTCACTGGTCTCAGAACAGAGGTCAGTTGTCATGAACAACAGAGAGCTATTGCATGCCATCATTCAGCGCATTGCGCCGCCATAAGCATCATTTAACATATTTCCTCTCAAAGGAAGTATATTTCCCTTTGGGTAGTGTAAAACAAATTGGGGACGTAATGGCATACTATTAGTGATAGGCACTGATATGGAAAGTCTATCAATATACATATAtccagtgcattcgtaaagtattcagaccccttgactttctccacagtttgttacattacagctttattctaaatgggatcaatctacacacaataccctataatgacaaagcaaaaccagttttttttacatttttgcaaatgtattcaaaataaataaaaaacttaaatagCTCATttataaaagtattcagaccctttactcagtactttgttgaagcacctttggcagcgattacagccttgagtcttcttgggtatgacgctacaagcttggcacacctgtatttggggagattctcccatccttctctgcagatcctctcaagctctgtcaggttggatggggagcgtcgctgcatagctattttcagttctctccagagatgttcgatcgggttctagTCTGGGCTCTgcctaggccactcaaggacattcagagacttgtccactcctgtgttgtcttggctgtgtgcttagggtcgttgtcctgttggaaggtgaaccttcgccccagtctgaggtcctgagtgctctggagcaggttttcatcaaggatctctctgtactttgctctgttcatctttccctcgaccctgattaatctcccaggccctgccgctgaaaaacatccccacagcatgatatagccaccaccatgcttcaccatagggatggtgccaggtttcctccttgtttctcatggtctgagagtctttaggtgccttttggcaaaccccaagcaggctatcatgtgccttttactgaggagtggcttctgtctggctgctctgccataaaggcctgatgagaagaaaaataacaatttaatcaatttcagaataaggctataacttaacaaaatgtggaaaaagtcaagtggtctgaatactatAACTTATATAACTTTCCACCGCCATTTCCCACATAAATAATATTACACACAAAACGATCCCACCATGTTGAACGAACAAATTAGGCCTATCTGTCGACATTTATAACAATTACACCAAAactttccatcacagctgtcgtgtTTTTTTATACGATATGATTTTCCTCACATACAATCTGTGGATAGAAACGTGGATAATGTTAATCCATTCGTTTAACAACTAAATGACTCGGAGTTTGAGTCGATCCCAACTGAGCTTAGTTTCGACCGTCGCCATTTTAGACCCGATGGAGCTGCCATTTGACAACCGAAAAACTAGGCTACTGTAGGCCTGTGCACATAATGGTTCAACTAAATAGGACGGAATGGTCAAATGACTACACTAGCCTGTCCAGATTTAGACATATTTCGGGAACGAAGGCGTTATGTTTACATCAAGAAAGTTCAACCCTGTGGTCCCCCTACCAACCCCCATGGTGTTTGTATAGTCCTAAATGTTGTTTTGTCGTGGAACGTGATGAATATGTTGGTACATTCGGTTACTTCCTTTTAGTGGCCACACTAGAAAGGTTCGATCATCTGAGACGCTGAGTAAATTTCGCCTAGATCCGTTTTGATGGGCATTATGCCTTTATAGTCTGCAACACCTTGTGGCTCTCACAATGTCGTAAACACAACCCTACAATGATACAGCAATAGATTACGATGTTTCGCCTACGATTCTGACTTGGAAACTGTAAAACAGTGAGCGTTTCGATGGTTGGCGGGCGCAAATAGCTATAGCCTAGTTTGCGTAATTGCTCACGAAGCGGGATCGGCGGTTTCACGTTGTCCAACCCCACTCATCATTAGCATAGAGAGATCATTGGTTGGAATCCCGCGACGCCAGACATTAGCATAGAGAGATCATTGGTTGGAATCCCGCGGACGACATAGCTATGGGGCGTCTGTACAGTCGCAGCGAGTTAAGTATCCAGTATTCCGGAGCCAGAGGGGTGAGTAAGCTAGCTTGGCCAAACGACAGACTAACAACGAGTTTGGGACAGTGAAAACGCCATGAAAAGGAAAGGAGAGCGAGGTGAGCGCACATGTCTGAACAATATTGATCCTTTTCGATATATCGTAAGCAAATAGGCAAGTAGCCTAGCTCATAGTCTCTGATTAACTTTTGTACTTTTTACGTTCACCAAGCTTTATAAATAGCATAGGTTACACATAACAATGTAATTGAAGGATATAGACTTTTCATTTACCAATATGTCTAAAATTATTATTACTTGGAATGctgaaaaatatatgttttgccATTTTGGCTACAGTTTACCAGCCTTGTTTAAAACACTAGTCAAATATTGTTTATAACAACGTTCTAATAACATTTGGGACACCTGAAGAAACAGTTCTGCGAATGTTCTGTTCCCTCACGTTTTCTCTCAACACGGCATGGTTACTATACACGTGGCTGCTTGGGTCAGCATTGGTCCAAATACCAATACATTTCCTTCGGTGTTTTTGCGGGAAAAGAATATTGAGCGTGCGTAAGTTTAGCCCTTGGCGATTTGTGTAAACATTTAAAATCAGAACATTTGATGACTATAGTGACTGTTAATATAGGCTATTTGAACATTCAGAAAGTTAACGTGAAGCACGAATGCACAAAGCAAGAGTGCAGATGAATGATACAATGTTACAACACCCTGAATCGTTCGAGAGCGATACAATGTGGCAGTAGCTATATGTGATACACTGTAGCGGTAGATTACTTTTATTGTAATTGCGATGTTCGATTCCCCAAACTTTACAATACGCAAATGGATGTTTACGTTGATGTTTGCCAGTGCCTGAAAGTAGCCTTTTTGGTGGAGCTGAGTGTGCACTCCGTACTGAATATCAATTAATGCATTTAACACATAATATCACGTATACAAATACTATGATCCTTGTTTTTGTTATTAAGCTACATTGTTATTGATATGTGGTTTTGTTACAGGTGGATGCCAAGAGATGGCAGTGAATGTCCAAGTCAAGCCTGGTGAGAAACACAACCGCTATGAGCTGCTGGCTTGGCTCAATGAATCTCTACAGACCAAGTTCACTAAGGTGGAGCAAACCTGCTCAGGTAGGCTAGATGCTCATTGTACACACTGTTTACAATTTCTATAGGCCTATGTATTGCCTCTAGATAATACTGTTTTGTATCTGATTTCATACTTAGAGAACATTCCTCTAcatcaatgtttttatttatttaaccaggtgggccagttgagaacaagttctcatgtaAAACAATCATAGTTAGCTATTTTGTATGAGTTCCAGGCATGGGGGTATGACTCTaaatgtgtgtgttccaggtgcaGCGTTCTGCCAGCTGATGCATTGGCTGTTCCCTGGTTCTGTGGACGTACAGAGAGTGAGGTTCCAGGCCAGTGATGAGGTGGATGCCCTTCACAACTACAGTGTGCTGCAGGCCGGCTTCAGGAGGAGTGGGGTGATCAAAGTGAGTTACACTCTACAGCCATACACACGTTCATGATATaatataattgagaatttcaataagcatttttctacggctggccatgctttccacctggctacccctaccgcagtcaacagcactgcaccccccacagctactcgcccaagccttccccatttctccttctcccaaatccattcagctgatgttctgaaagagctgcaaaatctggacccctacaaatcagccgggctagacaatctggaccctttctttctaaaatgatctgccaaaattgttgtaacccctattactagcctgttcaacctgtcttttgtgtcgtctgagattcccaaagattggaaagcagctgctgtcatccccctcttcaaaggaggggacactcttgacccaaactgctacagacctatatctatcctaccctgcctttctaaggtcttcgaaagccaagtcaacaaacagattaccgaccatttcgaatcccaccgcaccttctccgctatgcaatctggtttcagagctggtcatgggtgcacctcagccacgctcaagttcctaaacgatattgtaactgccatcgataagaaacaatactgtgctgccgtattcattgacctggccaaagcttttgactctgtcaatcaccacatcctcatcggcagactcaatggccttggtttctcaaatgattgcctcgcctggttcaccaactacttctctgatagagttcagtgtgtcaaatcggagggcctgttgtccggacctctggcagtctctatgggggtgccacagggttcaattcttgggccaactcttttctctgtatacatcaatgatgtcgctcttgctgctggtgagtctctgatccacctctacgcagatgacaccattctgtatacttctgggccttctttggacactgtgttaacaaccctccaggcgagcttcaatgccatacaactctccttccgtggcctccaactgctcttaaatacaagtaaaactaaatgcatgctcttcaaccgattgctgcctgcacctgcccgcccgtccagcatcactgctctggacggttctgacttagaatatgtggacaaatacctagttgtctggttagactgtaaactctccttccagactcacattaagcatctccaatccgaagttaaatctagaattgtcttcctatttcgcaacaaagcatccttcactcatgctgccaaacataccctcgtaaaactgaccatcctaccgatcctcgactttggcgatgtcatttacaaaatagcctccaacactctactcaacaaattggatgcagtctatcacagtgccatccgttttgtcaccaaagccccatatactacccaccactgcgacctgtacgctctcgttggctggccctcgcttcatactcgtctccaaacccactggctccaggtcatctacaagaccctgctaggtaaagtccccccttatctccgctcactggtcaccatagtagcacgcgctccagcaggtatatctctctggtcacccccaaagccaattcctcctttggccgtctctccttccagttctctgctgccaatgactagaacgaactacaaaaatctctgaaactggaaacacttatctccctcactagctttaagcaccagctgtcagagctgctcacagatcactgcacctgtacatagcccatctataatttagcccaaacaactacctcttcccctactgtatttatttatttaatttgctcctttgcaccccattatttctatttctactttgcactttctcctactacaaatctaccattccagtgttttacttgctatattgtatttactttgccaccatggccttctttttgccttacctcccttatctcacctcatttgctcacattgtatatagacttatttttctactgtattattgactgtgtgtttgttttactccgtgtgtaactctgtgttgttgtgtgttgtcgaactgctttgctttatcttggccaggtcgcaattgtaaatgagaacttgttctcaacttgcctacctggttaaataaaggttaaataaaaaaatatactgcAGTCTTGTAGGACTGTGTGTAATCTGCACACGTCTATATTCCATTGTGCTTATACATGTGTAGTTACTCTGCAATTACTCTAGTAACAACATGGTGTTATTATATATGTAATATAATACTCATTACATTTTATAACATGCATATTGTTACATGTAGTGATTTAATAATGTGTAAAATCTCTCCTGCCCCAGTCAATCCCAGTGGAGGGTCTGATCGGAGGCAGCTCTGAGGCGAGCCTGGACTTCCTACACTGGTTCAAGGTGTTCTTTGACTCCAACCACAATGGCCAGGAGTATGATGCTCTGGAGTCGCGGGCTGGACAGAGCATGCTGCCTGCTAATGCTGCTAAACAGCCACAAAGACCCAAAGCCCTGACACAACTCAACTTCTGTGAGACTCAACTTCACGCTCTCTCTGCTCTATTCTTTAGTTTTTTGTGTGAAATGCTGGTATGAAATTTTAGTCCACTGTATCCACTTTATTTGTGTTTTGGTTGCTCAATGTTGTCATTTTTGTTACCCAAAGCTAGGGAAGTGGAGATGTCTGAGGGGCCCTGGCAGAACCAGGAAATAGCACTGGATGTTCAAACAGCAGAGTCAGAGGAGAAGGAGGATACGTTTTTCCCTTTCAGCCCCAGCCTGCTGCAGCTCATCCAGAAGCACTGGCCCAGCTCAGCAAAGCGCGGGACAGAACTTACCCAGGATCAGGTAGCCAGACACGTTCTGGGTCAGAAATACCCTCAGGACATCACCACCGCCTGCTCCCAGACCCCCTACTGCctctacctgtaccgaggcgtaGAGCTGGGAGGGGATGGAGACCGGGAGAGGGCCAGTGTGCTCCTGATGGGCTACTTTGaccagaggtcaggggtcaaacaCGTGCGCCTGCTAGACACTCTTCAGCCCAGGGATGCCACAGTGTCAGCTGGTACAGCCGAGCTGAACTGTCTGGTGGAGACTCTGAGGAGGTTTGAGCTCCCCTTGGCCAACTTGGCTGTGTTCTACTGTGGAGACTCGGGGCTGAGCCAGGTGTTGGTGACCGGGCTCAGGGCCCTGAACCCTGGGCTggtgtctctctgtggtctccctgGCCTGGCTGGACGGGCGTGTCACATGGGCGTGAAGGCGTTGCCGAAGCCGGTCCTGGAGCTGGTTAGAGACATCCACCACCACTACTCCACCTGCCCCACCACCAACGACAACCTCAAGGAGATATTTGCCGATGTGGCACCCTTGGACCCTCTCCTTCCCCTGTCGTCCCAGTGCCTTTTCCTGGGCAGGACGGTGCAGAGGATGGCAGACGCCTGGCCTGAGCTGCTGCAGTACTTTGAGTCCCGGGGCAATGAGGGGGATGCGGAGCAAGTGTGTGCCCTTCTAAGGGACCTAAAAGTCAGACTGAGCCTGCTGTTCCTGGGGCAAGCCTTGGAGCCCCTCTGTGCCTTCCAGGAGCTCCTTGAATGGGGTGACTCTGACGTGGCCAACATCCTACAGCAGGCCTCCAGCCTGGTGCACTCCTATGCAGCCAGCTTCCTCCGCTCGCCCGCCGTGGACCGCCTCCTGAGGCGGCGGGAGCTCACGCTCCTTGGCAACGAGGACCACCTCCTGAGGGTTGAGGTGAACACGGGCGCCCGCGTGAAGGACTTCCTGTCGGAACATCAGGCAGAACTCAAAGACGATATCGTTGACTCTTTCCTGGAGAGCAGTGTCTCCTTCTACATGGCTACCACCTGGAGCCTGATGGAGAGCCTGCCGCTGCCCAACGTGGCCCTGAAGAACATTCCCATCCTGCTGAGGCCTGCTGGGAGGCTGGAGGTGACGGGTAGGGTGGTGGCCGAGCTGGGGTCCCTCATGGGGCTGTGTGGAGTCCCGGGGGACATGGCCCTGCTGACCGACGAGTTCCTGGAGTATATGATCTCAGAGGGTGAGAAGCCTACCGCCGACTCTCCCTCCCCTGGGCCCACGGTGGAGCAGCACTGGAAACAGGTGCTGAGGACCATGGGAAAGACATCTATCCTACGGAGGCTGATCTGCAGCCTGCTTACTCTCCCCTCTGGCTCTCTGCAAAGGGACAAGGTCTTCGCTCAGGTGTGTAGCTAACTGGACTAGAGGGCACTGTTTAGGAAATGATGTTGATGTGTTAGCTCTGCTGTAATGTACGCTACTATTATAGTCACATTGttttgcaatgtagaaaatacaatttttttctatttttttctgtCTGTTAATATGTGTTGGTATGGATGTCTTTATATGTGTCCAGGCTACTGTGCTGGGTGATGGTAGTCGGGATGAGAATGATTGGCTCACagaagagacagaacacagtgaaaaCGAAGGCATACCCTCATCACCCTCAAGTCCTCTAAAACATGAGAGCAACTCATCTGGTAAGATTGTACTACATATTTACCGGAATGTGGCACTTGACAAACTGTTTATTCAGAGCAGAGGTCTCCAACTCTGTTTCTGAAGGGCTACtcagtgtgcaggcttttgttccagcccagcagtaACAGACTCAATTCAACTAAGCCTCTCTCCAGACTGAAGACCATTATTTGTTGTTTATTTGACACATGTGtgagtgctgggctggaacaaaaaccttGCATACCCCGTAGGTGAATAcggatatactgtatatttaatcATATTTAATCATTCCTATTGTTCAAGATTTGATTGACATCACAGAGCCTGCTGAGACTGAACCCAGGCCTGTTCAGACAGACACAAGACCAGGTAAGGATAGCACTTAGAATCACATACACTCATTAAGGGATCATTGTCAGACAATTGTATAAATATTGTATATTTATATGTCCTCAAAAAATATTGACCTCCTCTTTGCAATTTGCCCACAATGGCAGCGCTAAAGACGACTGAGTCTATTGACATTATTGATCTTGATGACAGTGACGATGACGTTATTTGGACTGAGACCACACAGCACAAGGtacattatatttttgtttaaacTTTTTGGGGGATAAAATATGATTGTGTAGTGCATATATTATGGAAGCATAAAATAAGTGTTTCTCTCACTGACCCCCAGCTTAAAGATGACAATGCCCTGCTGATGGCCACATCCACCCCTGAAAGACCATCTAAGACATCCTCCTGCCTGTACGAGGTAGGTACTGTTGACTCCATCAACAACAGACTGTCActgttattatattat encodes:
- the LOC115168287 gene encoding uncharacterized protein LOC115168287 isoform X3 — encoded protein: MKRKGERGGCQEMAVNVQVKPGEKHNRYELLAWLNESLQTKFTKVEQTCSGAAFCQLMHWLFPGSVDVQRVRFQASDEVDALHNYSVLQAGFRRSGVIKSIPVEGLIGGSSEASLDFLHWFKVFFDSNHNGQEYDALESRAGQSMLPANAAKQPQRPKALTQLNFSREVEMSEGPWQNQEIALDVQTAESEEKEDTFFPFSPSLLQLIQKHWPSSAKRGTELTQDQVARHVLGQKYPQDITTACSQTPYCLYLYRGVELGGDGDRERASVLLMGYFDQRSGVKHVRLLDTLQPRDATVSAGTAELNCLVETLRRFELPLANLAVFYCGDSGLSQVLVTGLRALNPGLVSLCGLPGLAGRACHMGVKALPKPVLELVRDIHHHYSTCPTTNDNLKEIFADVAPLDPLLPLSSQCLFLGRTVQRMADAWPELLQYFESRGNEGDAEQVCALLRDLKVRLSLLFLGQALEPLCAFQELLEWGDSDVANILQQASSLVHSYAASFLRSPAVDRLLRRRELTLLGNEDHLLRVEVNTGARVKDFLSEHQAELKDDIVDSFLESSVSFYMATTWSLMESLPLPNVALKNIPILLRPAGRLEVTGRVVAELGSLMGLCGVPGDMALLTDEFLEYMISEGEKPTADSPSPGPTVEQHWKQVLRTMGKTSILRRLICSLLTLPSGSLQRDKVFAQATVLGDGSRDENDWLTEETEHSENEGIPSSPSSPLKHESNSSDLIDITEPAETEPRPVQTDTRPALKTTESIDIIDLDDSDDDVIWTETTQHKLKDDNALLMATSTPERPSKTSSCLYEKGYNVGDLVWGQIDGYSLWPGIVQPWKGRQAAKNIRKIEWCGDGMFSEINTRGLLQFGAFAQCFSANSFATLVTYRDAIFQSLQVAASRCRKVFSLGSDEREELLKEMVDWAFSGFKPTGPDGFQPPLQTEAKGIANGKQPDQKKAKSTNSELHNLSQVSVCLTKLSLNLDNGTFNLRKEEDTGASSNKGENDQNPDCQPPLKKQKQQSNIKKDSGYVYQHPDQKYREEMVQRVKKKRLDIEAFCLCCMDDEIEIFHPLFEGSLCLKCKDNFTETLYRYDEDGYQSYCTVCCAGLEVILCGNDSCCRSYCLDCLNILVGPGTFDSLKEVDPWICYLCEPHNAHGALKPRLDWNIRVQEFFANNSAFQFEPDRVYPSIPANLRRPINVLSLFDGIGTGYLVLKELGLKVDKYVASEICSESISVSEINHEGKIIHVDDVRLITKEHVRLIIS